In the Colletotrichum lupini chromosome 4, complete sequence genome, CATCAGGCTCGAGTGTCGGCCGCATTGCATTGCATTGGTTGGTAGAAAAGGACAAGCGAAAGGCCCAAGGTACGACTCGGGTCAGTGGGTTCTACACGTACAATCTTCTGACCACCCGGCCCGCTGCCTTTGAGGTAAGATTCCTCGATGTCGGAGTCTGGAGGGGGCTTGGGCCGAGGTGGCATCTGGTGCCTCTTTAGCGACGCGGAGGGGGATGTGGTGAAGAGGGCGACGAGGGGCAATGGTAGTGACGGCAGCGGGAGCAGCAGCGCCGGCCTCGCCGCCGTGGGAGGGCCTCGGCGCATAAAGGCATTGGCGTTGGATGCGCCCGCCTGGAGGGGGAGACGGGTTAGAAGGGGTAGAGGGGGAGGCATCGCGCGCGCCGGGCCATTGTCCGTGGGTTGCGGCGTGATGGAGTGACGGTTCGAGGTTCGTTGCTTCACGGCGCGCGTGGTGGGCCAGGCAGTTCTCCAGCATTGGGCCCGGTTCAGATGTGGAGTGTCAGCAGCCGGCGGACGGCTGGAGGCCGAACGGGAGGTGCATGACGATTAGCCCAGGTGCCCAGGTGTCGAGATCAGAGAAGGTGTGCTGAACTGCTGGTTCGGAGGATTTGGGGAGGTGAGGCGGCCAATGAGAGGTTGAGTTTACTCAGTCTTTACTGGAGGGCGACCTGTAAATTAATCCCCCCACTTTTACTTTGCTGGCATTGTGGAACCCAACTCTTCTCTCCTTTCCCCGTCAGTGCTTCCCCTGCGGATCTGTCGGGTACAACTTTTTGGCGGTAGTGCTTTGCTCAGTCACTGCTGGGTGTTTTGTCGCGTGGGCGGGCCGCCAATTTCACTGATAAGATTCCCTCACCCCCCGTCCCGCGCAAACCCCGTCCTCGGACGATATCCTTAGAGTTCGCCTTTTCTGATCCCGCAAACTTCCCTTCGATTCCTCTCGCCGCAAAAGACGGATTCTACAGAGGTCGCTCGGCATTCTGTACGACAGACGTCAACACGACATTTTATGAACGAATTGGCAGAGTAGACCTTTTAATCCTTGCCACGACTTCGAGAAATCGcctacctcctttttttaacccgtgaccgccgccgccgcgactTTCAACCTCCGTCAAACACCGCGAGAACCGAGCGAGCGAAGACTCCTCCTCTCAATCTCAGAAAAGATCTTGGAGCATTTATTTGAGAACGTACGAGAAAAACAACAAAATGTCGGCCCTCCAGTCCTTCAGCAAGTGGCTGCACCTGAAGCAGTACCAGATCGAGGTCACCTTCAGCGTGTACATCTTCACGCCCCTGGAAAAGTTCATCTTCTGTACGTTTCTTCTACCCTCGCTCTTCGTCTCTGAACCTGTTCGCGACGACAAACAGCTGCCGCCACCTCTCCTCCCGCAGAAACCAGAAAGATCCGTCCGGCTaacaacccccccccccccttcttgCAGACAccgtcctcttcctcctcagcAGCTTGACAATCATCGCCACCGTCCTCTACCTGCCCCAGCACATCGCCTTCCTCATGAGCCGCGCCTGGTTCTACATGCACGGCGACCCGATCGACGCCGTCGTCGACACCGTGGCAGATGCTGTCGAGTTCACAAAGGCCGCCGTCGAGAGCGTGCTGATGGCCGAGAAGACAGGTACGACTGCGGCCGCGCTGGCTCAGCAGACCGTCGAGCTCGTCAAGGAGTTGTAAAGACTCTCTTCGCTTCATGAGGGAGGGGCTTGTGCATCCCGTGCCCTGCAGGCAAGTCGGCAACTTTCTATGACATGAAAACGATGCATGCCGAATGAACGAATGGGAGGAGAGTCAGAGAACGAACGAGGGAGTGGGagaggaggatcttaatggCGAGATATGGACGACCGGACCGCCTGATGAAGAGCTCGAAGGGCGTGTCGCATGTTGAGCGCGGAAAATGTCGTTTATTCGCTTCTGATGCGGGCGTTTCATTGgggggttctttttaatatgaACCAAGTGCATTCAGTTCAGGTTCGGATACGAAAAGGCATATATACATATACATACTATAAACTCGCATCACATGCGGCGACGCTTGTCTTTCAATTCATATCCATTCATACATGCATAGGACTCGGGTCTCAAACGTCTTATAGGTGTCTACTAGGGTATCAACGAGTGCTTTCAAAGCGTAAACTTCATTTCATTCATTCATTGGACCTGGACGGCGCGCCTAATCCTGTGAAGCTGTATACGCGCAGGGAGCTATCTTCACCTGCGATGCCTAACTCGTCTGTGCTGCTATCGCTCTTTGATGGTCGCCATGCGAGTTGGGAAACGGGTTTCGGGAGGCATAGGCTTTGAGGTGAGAGGTCAGCTACCGTGTTCAAGTTACACTAAACAGAGTTACGAGGGGAAACTTACCTCGACGCAAGCTGGAGTGTGTCGACCGGCTGGAAAGTGTCAGGGGCCAGCGTGCAAAGAGAGATTTTGCCAGACTCGGTGCCGACGGCAAGGACAAGCTCACCACCGGCACCCCGCCTGCCGAGGAAGTCGACGGCCGTGACGGGCCCGTCAAAGGCAATGCTCGAAGCCAAGGTGAACTCCATTTTGCTGACGCCTTGCTCATCCTTTACGGCCTCTTTGCCAACCCAGACCTTGGCGTTCTTGTCACGTCCCGCCGTGACAAACACCCTACTGCTATTACCATCACTCAGCGACAGAGGCGCCCACGCGGCGTCGAGAATCATGCGCGTGTGGCCCTTGGGGTTCGCTTGGAGGAGGGAATACTGCTGCCCATCGCTCCCGCGCTCGAAGACGGCCCACTGCCGGTCTCTGCCCACGCTCAGGAGGAAACGGTCGTCTGGGGAGAACCGCAGCCTCGTGACGGTCAGGGTGTGCGCCGCCAGCGGTGGCCTGACCTCGGTCCAGCGCTCCGTCTCAAAGACGCGGATGACGGCATGGTTGAGAGAGCTCGCCTTGCAGGCGCTGGCGATGAGCTTGCCGTCGTGGCTGGCGGCTAGGCAGGAGATTTCGTAGCCGTGGCCGTAGAGCTTCTCCGTCTCCGGCCAGAGAGTATGCCGCGAAAGGGACTCTTCAAAGGGCGGGTGGTCAATGTCGAGCATGGACTTGCGGACGACAGTGGCCGGGTCAACGGCCTCGCGGTCGTACTGGTCGTCGGCTTGTACTTCCTGGTCGTCGTCGACGGCGTCAATAGCCTTGTTGGAGAGGCCTAGCACAGGCATGTTGGCGCCGTCTGGCATGGATTCCGTGGGTGCGCCGCTCTCGATTCCGCCGAGGGTCTGCAGCATCTTGGCGACGGCGCGTGGCTCGCTGAAGACACGCATGAGCTTCTCGTCTGCGCCTGAGACGAACTGAGAGGCGCCCAAAGTGTCGATGCAGTTGAGGTCGTAGCCGTGGATCTGGGGACGGGACATCTCATGCCACGAGCGGGCGCCAGTCACGGCATCACCGCGCTTCCAACGGGCGTGGAGACGTGTTGTCTGATCCGAACTCGTGGACACGAGGTAGTCCCCTTCGCGGGACCATGCGATGCCCGTGACGGTTCTGGTGTGGCCGCTGACGGCGATGGCGTTCCTCCACTGGTCGCGCTCGTTGTCGTAGACCCAGCGACGCCAGCTGCCCGTCCGGCCCAGGCAGACGACGGACTCGCCGTCGGGTGCCCAGAGACCTGTCCAAAAGCCGCCGATGCTTCccgtcgccgtcgtcgcGCCCTTCTCTCTGCTGATCTCGCCTAGCCTGACCATGCTGACCCAGATACCGGAGGTGCTGTCGGCCTCCCACATGGCGAGGGAATTGTCTGCGGAAGTGGAGAGTAGCTGGAGCTTGCCTTCGCGGCTAGTGAACCACTTTGCGCTGTAGATCCAGTCTTCGTGGCCGAGAAGAAGGGCCTCGAAGGTAATGGAGAAGTCCTTGCCGGCGGATTGAAGCCGGTGTGCCTTATTTGAGGGGGACTTGCCCGGCAGATAGGCACCGCTTAAGGGATCTGAGCCTTCCGCAGCGAGTGATGGCAACTCCTTGCCCAAGTGCAGACGCCAGAGTCTGACGTACTTGTCTTGACTTGCCGAAGCGAGGAGCAGGTCACTATTCGCCTCTGTCTTCTCCCACGTGAACTCCAGGGATCGTATCCAGCCTTCGTGACCTGATAGGGTAGCCTGGAGCTTGAAGTCGGCGGTCTCATCGTCAGCAGCGGCGACGAATATTTGCACAAACGTTTTTGTTCCTGCTGCGGCCAAGACAAACACATCTTCGGCCTCGTCGAGTGCTGTGAGAGCCAAGCATAGGGGGAAGTACTTGGGGGCGGTTTTGATAGTCTGGCGCAGCTGTAATTGGCTGCCGTCAAGCTTCCAGATCTTGATGGTTGCGTCGGCAGCCCCTGAAGCCAGAAGAACCTGCTTATCGTTCCCCTTGGACCGCAGGATGGCGATGCAGTTCACGGGCGCCGAATGATTGTGGACCGTCTGAATGCACTCTCCTTGGTTCGTCTTTGAGTCCACTGCCCAGACCTTGAGTGTTTGGTCATTTGAGCCACTGATGAGGAGCCTGCGATCTTCACCGTCCACTTGGGGCAGAAATTTGACTGCTTTGACAACCTCCTTGTGCCCACTTAGGAGAGTCGTGATGCCCTCTGCACTTCGTGACTGATTCATGAATTGTCAGCATCGATCCATCAAGCAGCGGACTGGGGAACGGGCTTACAGACGGCGCCCACAAGGCAATGTTGCAGTCAGCGCCAAAGGCAAGAAGACCACATGGGCTCCAGTCGGCGACCGCAGTCTGCCTGTTGGCTCCTGTTGACAGATACTCTATTGAGGGCTGTGTGCCAGCCATATTGTCTCTTtctcttcgtcttcttcgtcgtcgcTTGGAGATGCTGCGTCGAGGAGTGACTCTGAGGGTTGACAAAATGCGGCGATGTGATTGGCTCACGGGTCACAGTCAAGAGGTGAAGTTGAAAATTTCTTAGTGGGGGCGGGGCATCTCTCTCGGGGGGCGCCTGTTTGCCTGCCCGCCTTACAGCGCTTGAGCCGCCGCACCGTTGGCTCCACAGGTATCCGGTAAGGCTTGCGCTTCCCATCGGAGCCCCTAGCCCGACTACCTAATCCGTGTGCTCAGTGccttcccctccccccccgaACACTAGACAGTGTACCTAAGGTATGGAAGATACCCCGTGCCGTACAGACGCCTGACGTGCCATCCATCCTTCCTTCCATTGCATCTTTCTCACTCTTGTCCGTGCCGTGCCGCGATTCAATCTGACAAGCAAACAAACTTTATTACCATTACATCTCACATTCTTCATCTATTCTCCGACGTCTCGCAGCTGCCGGCACTTTGGGTATCGTGGGAGATTTATAGTACCAAGCCTcgcaaaagaaaagaaatggCCGCAGAAGCTGCAGATGCGGGGGAGAAGATCGCCGTCGTCGTTGAGTTCTCGTGAGTCTCTATTCTCCGCTCACCTCTCTGTACTCCCGTCTCTCTTCTATTCCATCCTGTGGCTCAAGCAAGGTGTTTCTTCTGGGCCGGTCCCGTCTCCCGGACTTTGGCCCGAGACCTTTCCACGCAGGCTGACGGGGCCGATCCGAGGATGATTTCATTTGTATCTTGCATAGATCATTCAGGTACGAATGCATAACTGACGTGGTACCTGGTGAGCAGCGGCGGCCTGGAGATGCTCTTCTCTGATCAGCGGCGTCACGCTCTCTCCATCCCGGCGGTGAACAAGGACGGCAAGCCCGCAACTATTGCCTTTCTCATCAACTATCTCTGCGAGAACACGATGAAGGACTCCAGAAAGGAGCTTTTCGTCCTAGATGATCATCTGTACGTCTTAGAGTCGCATCACCCACGCGCCGTCCCCATCCTGGGGCATATCTTCATTTCGGCCTCGCCTGGCTCTCTGTTTCTTTTATTCTCACCCCAATATTGCCTGTCCTATGCAAGCCGTATATCGCCACTCTGGATTCTTTCTCAAAATCTGCGATGAACGTGCAGAGTAGCTATATTAGATGCAACGCTAATGAGGTCTCTCTAGTCGCCCTGGCATCCTTGCCCTCATCAATGACGCAGACTGGGAGCTCGAAGGAGAGGAGGCGTACGAAGTCCAAAACGGTGACAATATCCTCTTCGTCTCGACGCTTCATGGAGGTTAGATGGAGAGGGGGGCGTGGGTGACCTTTTTTCGCTGGCCAATGACTCCTCCTTTCAACATGAGGGGCCCTGCAAGTGTTGCGGCCGTATCTCTGGGTCCCTGGAACTAGCACTATGCATCCTCCCACTCTCAAGCCTGCTGTCTTTCCCCCGGGGTGCGGCACCGATAGAACGACGTTGAAACTCAGACGCCCTCCCCTCTCTCGCTTCGTGCAGCCGCATTGCATCGCATCGCATCGCCTCGACTAGTCTGCGGCCGTAGCCGTTGACCCGGCGCCTCTCCTCCCCCCGGCCCCGGCGCAGCGGGGAGATGCAACTCGTGCTTCCGCCGTTGGTCTTATTACACTACTACAATTACACCACAACCCCATGGATACATCCTTTCGCCTTGCGCGCCGTCGACGCAATGAAACGTCCCGGGAGATATTCACCCCTGGCCCCCGCTGCCCTGCAACTGCCACCACCTTGCTTGCCGCATGTCTCGTGGCCGCATCGTGGCGGCAGCTCTTCACCCCTCGTGTTCCCCTTGCACCTTGGCTTGGCTCCCCCGGTCGCCCCGAGTTGCTTTCGCCATCATCTAATCTCTCCTAGTGAATAACGGTATGCAACGTCGATGATGACACGCCTAGCGGGATGAGCCTCCGGGAAGCCTGTCAAAGTCGCATGCCCTGCCGCGCGCCACCCTGAACTATCACGAAAGACGAATAGCGCAACTCCGGCAAGATCAGGAAGCCTGTTGGCGCTACGCAGGGCGAATGTCGATGGTCGGGGCGGTCAAGGGTTTGCGTCCAATTATTCATTAGCTTTGCGGCCGAGAAGATGGAGGATTGGACTGGATCAGCGGGTTCCATATCTGTACATCGACGCTGCTGCACCGTAACGGGCAACGGAAATGTGCCACAATGCACCTCTAAACGAGGCCTTCACCAGGAAGCTTCTGTTGAGCCGCCAGCCACAAGCCCAGCTCGCTTGCTCGCAGCGAGGGGCGCAAGATTACCGGCCCCTCCCTCCTCCGGACACTTCCCCCGGCGTGCGGGCACTTGAAGACGGAGGCGGTGAAGAAAGAAGGGGTCCGTCACGGTGATCCGATGGTGTGCATTTGCAGCTGTGATGATGCGGCCCGGCAAACCCTTCCCCTCGCTCTCTCTGTTTGGGGAAATTTGATATGCTGCGCACGTACATTTGTGCTCTGCGCTGCACGTCTTCGGCTTCCCACTGGGCTGCAGGAAAAAGCAAATGGGGACAGTTGCGTCCCGCGCGTGCGATCCTAATGGCCCAGATCCGCTCTccaccctctctctctcacacacACTCTTCCTCTCGTCTATGTATGTACGTATGGATACcaaataattacgaagggGACCAGACAGGGAAGAAAATTAAAACACACAGGCTCCATATGTTCTCGAAGGAATCAAGGAACTCACGCCCCTTCTAGAAATACGCACGTAGCTGTAAGACCCCCACACACATGGCAGACACTTCTCGTAACTTTTGCTAGAAATGGACGAATACCCTCTTTTCCTTAATTCCTTGGAGATGTCTCTGAGTTCCCAAATGTCCAAGACTTCCAACATTGCTACCGTCGTACCTGTGGAGAATCCCCTACCTACATTAACGCAACGGCACGACGGCCGGTTCATAACGTTCTTCTACTAAGCATGTCGGGATATAAGCTATGCCCTGTTCAAGCTCAGGTGAGAATGGCGCTAGAGACACGACCTTTGTGGAACGTAGGAATGGGGTGAGCGGAACGTAAATAGCAATACaactgtcggattagaagtccaattcgaccgcggcatacagccgactgcgcaggggccaattaggggccctatttacgattatcgttactagcctaacctacggttagaacctcttttttatacctatacagatatttaaataatttaattaatctcttcgttaactacggttcgaactaactaccctataataaagatactaatattaattaataattaaattctattattataaatcggtaaggtatctcgctatataaaaaaaataacttcttaatactatacgggataagagatttatactaattaattttataaaagtaaataaaaaagggggcgatttttaaatactatacggaattaagtaatcgtagccctttattatttataaaaagtcgacgtttattatattaaaatacgttaattaatagaactacttaagtaactagccttttattattactccgagtagcttttttattaaacgacttttttatagccggcccgcgattagaaattaactagttaaattagtaaaaaaaaatacctacgtaacgactatttacttaattaattaatatactaaacgagcttaataatataatataaaaaagcactacgtaataaaaaaaggggatttctaaatataaatattcttatttaataataaaaataattttataagagttattaagctaagaaatttatagtatataaaaaagtttattattacgaggattttataaatataactttaagcccgcgatctaaacgacctctttataacttttttaactacttcccgggtattacttaaaaatataatataaagaacggtttaataagggaggaggggatttaaaaatcttaataatattaagttaagaatattacggatctcggaaattaatttaaaaaaaaagtaactattttaaagtaattttacgacctcccgctagagttattattaacctaaaaaaaggttaaaaaaacgaggatttaaaaacAAAAAAAGATTCCTCTAAAAGGCCGCtaaaaggcttttttttatactagctcctagcgcgagattattaattttaagaaattaattaagtaataaaaaggatcgctaataagcgataattacttaattataattaagctacgaaaaaaattacttaaaagatataaaatagggtactaagaggctataaaaaataaaatttttaaagtatctaaccctaccgcgtataagtaataagtaagtatttttaataagtttttaaaatctacgattttataaaaaagagggcttaattttattaattatatttaacggcctatatagtttttaatagcttatatagcttttttataagccgcttagtatttatttttaactattcttataaaatactactctaaaaaaggtaggttaaggaaagaagctatttaaagattataaaaagtacgaggcttaagaagctaaaaatatataaa is a window encoding:
- a CDS encoding RF-1 domain-containing protein, whose protein sequence is MPANRPPAADTPHLNRAQCWRTAWPTTRAVKQRTSNRHSITPQPTDNGPARAMPPPLPLLTRLPLQAGASNANAFMRRGPPTAARPALLLPLPSLPLPLVALFTTSPSASLKRHQMPPRPKPPPDSDIEESYLKGSGPGGQKINKTSSAVQLKHIPTGIVVKSQATRSRSQNRKIAREILAEKIDNLQNGDQSRSAIVGDVKRKKAASASKKSKRKYRQLEEEKANSEASEDGASEEAVQDETNGDPSSEEVKTSHTADPSSIVQSKNP
- a CDS encoding WD repeat domain-containing protein; translation: MAGTQPSIEYLSTGANRQTAVADWSPCGLLAFGADCNIALWAPSSRSAEGITTLLSGHKEVVKAVKFLPQVDGEDRRLLISGSNDQTLKVWAVDSKTNQGECIQTVHNHSAPVNCIAILRSKGNDKQVLLASGAADATIKIWKLDGSQLQLRQTIKTAPKYFPLCLALTALDEAEDVFVLAAAGTKTFVQIFVAAADDETADFKLQATLSGHEGWIRSLEFTWEKTEANSDLLLASASQDKYVRLWRLHLGKELPSLAAEGSDPLSGAYLPGKSPSNKAHRLQSAGKDFSITFEALLLGHEDWIYSAKWFTSREGKLQLLSTSADNSLAMWEADSTSGIWVSMVRLGEISREKGATTATGSIGGFWTGLWAPDGESVVCLGRTGSWRRWVYDNERDQWRNAIAVSGHTRTVTGIAWSREGDYLVSTSSDQTTRLHARWKRGDAVTGARSWHEMSRPQIHGYDLNCIDTLGASQFVSGADEKLMRVFSEPRAVAKMLQTLGGIESGAPTESMPDGANMPVLGLSNKAIDAVDDDQEVQADDQYDREAVDPATVVRKSMLDIDHPPFEESLSRHTLWPETEKLYGHGYEISCLAASHDGKLIASACKASSLNHAVIRVFETERWTEVRPPLAAHTLTVTRLRFSPDDRFLLSVGRDRQWAVFERGSDGQQYSLLQANPKGHTRMILDAAWAPLSLSDGNSSRVFVTAGRDKNAKVWVGKEAVKDEQGVSKMEFTLASSIAFDGPVTAVDFLGRRGAGGELVLAVGTESGKISLCTLAPDTFQPVDTLQLASSLCLPKPVSQLAWRPSKSDSSTDELGIAGEDSSLRVYSFTGLGAPSRSNE
- a CDS encoding ubiquitin-like modifier 1 — protein: MAAEAADAGEKIAVVVEFSCFFWAGPVSRTLARDLSTQADGADPRMISFRRHALSIPAVNKDGKPATIAFLINYLCENTMKDSRKELFVLDDHLYVLESHHPRAVPILGHIFISASPGSLRPGILALINDADWELEGEEAYEVQNGDNILFVSTLHGGALQVLRPYLWVPGTSTMHPPTLKPAVFPPGCGTDRTTLKLRRPPLSRFSAAVAVDPAPLLPPAPAQRGDATRASAVGLITLLQLHHNPMDTSFRLARRRRNETSREIFTPGPRCPATATTLLAACLVAASWRQLFTPRVPLAPWLGSPASGKPVKVACPAARHPELSRKTNSATPARSGSLLALRRANVDGRGGQGFASNYSLALRPRRWRIGLDQRVPYLYIDAAAPHKPSSLARSEGRKITGPSLLRTLPPACGHLKTEAVKKEGVRHGDPMQMGTVASRACDPNGPDPLSTLSLSHTLFLSSMYAPYVLEGIKELTPLLEIRTSQMSKTSNIATVVPVENPLPTLTQRHDGRFITFFY